The DNA window CATGACGTCGTCGGCAACCGATCGCACCAGGTCGGACGTGACCTGCTCCCCGGTGTCGGCGAGCTTCACGTCGTTGTGGACCCACTGCCACACCTGCGACCGCGAGATCTCCGCCGTGGCCGCGTCCTCCATGAGGTTGTGGATCGCCGCCGCGCCGACCCCGCGCAGCCAGGACTCGATGTAGCGGATGCCGACGTCGACATTGGTACGCAGGCCTGCCGCCGTTCGCTCGCCGGGGGTCTTGTCCGCAGCCAGGATGTCGGCGGCGGTCACGTTGACCTCGGGACGCAGCTTGTCGATCTGGTTCGGCTTGTCGCCGAGCACCGCGTCGAACTC is part of the Mycobacteriales bacterium genome and encodes:
- a CDS encoding malate synthase A, with translation AFIPSRKDPEINRVALEKVAADKKREANDGFDGTWVAHPDLVPTAMAEFDAVLGDKPNQIDKLRPEVNVTAADILAADKTPGERTAAGLRTNVDVGIRYIESWLRGVGAAAIHNLMEDAATAEISRSQVWQWVHNDVKLADTGEQVTSDLVRSVADDVMAEINNEVGDDAYAKGKWEDARRVFEQVALADDFVDFLTLPAYDLLD